The nucleotide window ATCATCAACTAATTTCTTCTCATCGTCATAAGGACTCACCTCGTCCATCTCTTCAGAATCAGAGTGTGTTTGTTTAAACGCCCAATCCTTGAGACCTAAGGCTGCGCCAACGAAGCCCGCATAAAATCCAAAAGCTGCAACACGCACCCCACGATCATCCTCCAAAAACTCCAAATCATACAGTGTACCCTTCCCGTCAACAAACCTCTGGAGAACATCACGCCAGCCTGCCTGCTTTTTATAGCAATGAGCGAATTGGATATGTTCGTGAACCAATGGGAAAGTATCTCTTTCAGGCATCTCCTTCAATCCAATAATTATGCGGTCTAGGGGAGCCTCTTTCCAAGACCCAAAGGGTACTAACACGGCACCAGCTTCCTTGTACTCATCACTGGAAAACGCGGATTGTGGGCTCTCCTCAACGTAAATCTTGAACCCCTTCTTGACTAAATGTCTTACCGACGTTGGCGTCAGGGCTGCCCTTGCCTCTAATGGTTTAGTTTCAGCACGCAAATGTAATTTGACAGTCATTATACGGAATTATCAATTTTACTAATTTTATGAGCAGAAACTGAACTGTTCATCCCGCCATAAACGATCTACCATGCCCTTTAAATATCTGATACGCACGCTCCCGGCGTAGTACTTGTTTGAATTCTTGAGTCATATACGACACATTGATTATGTAATACATACAATCTCAGTCAAGAGTCATAATATGTGGTGTTTTGGTGTAGTTAAAAAATACATCAGATGCTGGCCGGGTAACAATTTGATGAACCACCATGGAATACCAATAGTGGGCATTTGTGGCGTCCTACCATTTACTAGGTTACAAATGCATCAATTTGAGCAAGGATAGAGTGTACCAAGCAATTCTGGAGCCTTACAATGTCGTCAGGAAACACTCCATCCCAACACGAATCAACATTAGCTATTTCTCCTTTGGTAACAAACAGAGGCAGATCTCAACCAGAATCAAGGCGAGTATCGATGGCATCGTCTTCGTTCAGAGCGGGAACAGGAGCTGGAGTGGCTGGAGTTGCAGCCCAAACTCCACGTCATCCGTTAAATAATAGTCCATTGGTACAGAAAGCAGCTCATCTGGGAACACCATACGTAACGGACGGTGCACCTACTACTGGGCTGCTTGTGTCAATGTCGAAGAGCGGGCTGTTCGGTCCGACGGTTCCATCAACATTGAGGAAGGTTAGTAATATGCGTGAATATTCCAATGGTAGTGAGAATAACGGTGGAGATGACGGTGATAATGAACAGTTTGGGATTAACATATCGGAGTTATCGGCAGCAGAGAAACTACGATTGTGGCGACACGATGCACTTATGCAACATCATTATAGAACGGCAGAATATATTGGTGACAAGGTATATTCCATGACACACGATCCCAACGATGCATTTTGGTTGGCTCAGGTATACTATAATATGGGTCAATACATACGGGCGGTACAGTTGCTTTCACGAGATGGATTAGATGCGTCCAGTGTTATGTGCCGATACCTTACTGCGTTGTGCTTAGTTAAGATGGAGAAATACGATGATGCATTAGATATAGTTGGCGAGACAAATCCGTTCAAGGACGATAGTGCAGAGCACGTAAAAAACCAGGATGGTGGCATCAAGTTGGAGTCCTCGTTGTGCTTCTTAAGAGGGGAGATATATTCTGCGCAGAATAATTTAGAGTTTGCCAAAGAATGCTTCAAGGAAGCTGTTCAAGTGGACGTTAAGAATTTTGAAGCTTTTAATCATTTGATATCCAATAATATGCTAACTCTTGAGGAGGAGAAAGAATTTATATCTTCGTTGGACTTTTCAGATCTTGACGACAATCAAGAGTTAGTGAAATGCCTATATGCCACCAAATTGTCCAAGTACGGAGATTTAACAAAGTTAAGAGCTGCGCAGAAGATTTTGGTAGATGAATATCATCTAGACGACAACAAAGATATACAAACTACCGAAATAGAGTTACTAATATTTCAGGGCAAGTACCTTGAATGCCTAGAACTTTG belongs to Eremothecium sinecaudum strain ATCC 58844 chromosome IV, complete sequence and includes:
- the CDC16 gene encoding anaphase promoting complex subunit CDC16 (Syntenic homolog of Ashbya gossypii ACR168W; Syntenic homolog of Saccharomyces cerevisiae YKL022C (CDC16)), yielding MSSGNTPSQHESTLAISPLVTNRGRSQPESRRVSMASSSFRAGTGAGVAGVAAQTPRHPLNNSPLVQKAAHLGTPYVTDGAPTTGLLVSMSKSGLFGPTVPSTLRKVSNMREYSNGSENNGGDDGDNEQFGINISELSAAEKLRLWRHDALMQHHYRTAEYIGDKVYSMTHDPNDAFWLAQVYYNMGQYIRAVQLLSRDGLDASSVMCRYLTALCLVKMEKYDDALDIVGETNPFKDDSAEHVKNQDGGIKLESSLCFLRGEIYSAQNNLEFAKECFKEAVQVDVKNFEAFNHLISNNMLTLEEEKEFISSLDFSDLDDNQELVKCLYATKLSKYGDLTKLRAAQKILVDEYHLDDNKDIQTTEIELLIFQGKYLECLELCENVLEYDEFNFDVLPTYVQCLYELGGKNKLFLVSHKLAESFPKSSITWFAVGTYYFAINNISEARKYFSKASVLDPNFGYAWLGFAHTFAVEGEHEQALSAYSTAARFFPGTHLPHLYLGMQYSRMDTLTLAEAYFMMAYNICPTDPLLLNELGVVYFKKMDYPRAKKFFKRACEAINTQQSDASSVAISTYLNLGHTYRKLDEDERALHCFKTVLERWKPSANVWCALATVYLKMKKLQKAIDALHSVLAMDPNHQTGQQLLKIALDVNVHLPLDNGHPLMVSAKINESRTLGPNDKKRSLGAIDPVVIAKRLKQGSASSDEGDLMDIE